One genomic window of Corallococcus caeni includes the following:
- a CDS encoding metal-dependent hydrolase: MGNNLKAVVVGAVLGVAGAAFAQATPASPKADAKAAAKAPAAGKPAATTGKTEVTWWGHAAFVVKTPGGATIAIDPWLTNPKAPQGATWPEAVDAILVTHGHFDHVGETKALAQKTNAKVYGCFELVSLLGLPEAQAMGANVGGTFTVKDATIHLVEAVHSSSYQADPKAASQYAGAPLGFVIEIANGPTLYHAGDTGAFQSMALIAEQFKPTVAMLPIGGHFTMDPAQAAAAVKLLKVKSVVPMHYGTFPALAGTPDALTTELKKTRSTAKVVSLEPGKATAL; encoded by the coding sequence ATGGGCAACAATCTGAAGGCAGTGGTGGTGGGCGCGGTGCTGGGCGTCGCGGGCGCGGCCTTCGCGCAGGCCACGCCGGCGTCCCCCAAGGCCGACGCGAAGGCGGCGGCCAAGGCCCCCGCGGCCGGCAAGCCGGCGGCCACGACGGGCAAGACGGAGGTGACGTGGTGGGGCCACGCCGCCTTCGTGGTGAAGACGCCGGGCGGCGCGACCATCGCCATCGACCCGTGGCTCACCAACCCCAAGGCCCCGCAGGGCGCCACCTGGCCGGAGGCGGTGGACGCCATCCTCGTGACCCACGGCCACTTCGACCACGTGGGCGAGACGAAGGCCCTGGCCCAGAAGACCAACGCCAAGGTGTACGGCTGCTTCGAGCTGGTGTCGCTGCTGGGCCTGCCGGAGGCGCAGGCCATGGGCGCCAACGTGGGCGGGACGTTCACGGTGAAGGACGCCACCATCCACCTGGTGGAGGCGGTGCACTCCAGCAGCTACCAGGCGGACCCGAAGGCCGCGTCGCAGTACGCCGGCGCGCCCCTGGGCTTCGTCATCGAAATCGCCAACGGCCCCACGCTCTACCACGCCGGTGACACCGGGGCCTTCCAGTCCATGGCCCTCATCGCGGAGCAGTTCAAGCCCACCGTGGCCATGCTCCCCATCGGCGGCCACTTCACCATGGACCCCGCGCAGGCCGCCGCCGCCGTGAAGCTGCTGAAGGTGAAGTCCGTGGTGCCCATGCACTACGGCACCTTCCCCGCCCTGGCCGGGACCCCGGACGCGCTCACCACGGAGCTGAAGAAGACCCGGTCCACCGCCAAGGTGGTCTCCCTGGAGCCCGGCAAGGCCACCGCGCTGTAA